A segment of the Flavobacteriales bacterium genome:
GCTTAGAGTGATAAAGAGATTAAAAAAGTTATCTCCTTTAACTATCAAAGCCACTTTCTTAGGGGCACACGCTATCCCCCAAGAATACAAAACCAATAAATCGGCCTACTTAGACCTCATCATTGATGAAATGCTACCTCAAATTGCACAAGAACAACTAGCAGAATACATAGATATTTTTTGTGAGGAAGGTTACTTTTCTGTAGAAGATACAGAAAGACTTCTTGAGGCTGCCCAGTCCTTTGGTTTAATACCAAAAACTCACGTCAATCAATTCACAATTCAAGGTGGCGTTAAAGCAAGTGTCAAATACAAGGCCTTATCTGTTGACCACTTAGAAATAATGAGCGATGAAGATATAGAAGTTTTAAAAGGTAGCGAGTGTATGCCAACTTTATTACCATCGTGTTCATTCTTTCTAGGCATACCCTACGGACCTGCCAAAAAATTAATGGAAAATGATTTGCCTGTGGCTCTAGCTACTGACTATAACCCCGGCTCTAGCCCAAGTGGAAATATGAATTTTGTAGCTTCACTAGGCTGTATTAGAATGGGCATGACACCAGAAGAAGTCATTAACGCTACAACAATAAATACAGCTTACGCAATGGGGCTAAGTCAAGAACTAGGAAGTATTGCTGTTGGCAAGAAAGCCAATTTATTCATTACAAAACCTATATCATCTTATGCTTTTATCCCCTATTCTTTTGGACATAAGTATATTGATAAAATAATCATTAACGGAAAAATACAATCTTAAAAAAATAATGAAAAGACAACTCATAGAATGCGTCCCAAACATCTCGGAAGGTAGAGATGCCAAAAAAATACAAGAAATCGCTAATGTAGTAGAAACTGTTGATGGTGTAAAACTACTAAATGTAGACCCTGGAAAAGCCACCAACAGAACCGTAATAACCTTTGTAGGAGAACCTCAACAGGTCATTGACGCTGCATTTTTATTGATACA
Coding sequences within it:
- a CDS encoding imidazolonepropionase — its product is MKTVIKNISELVQVEYQIRKWVSGSEMSEIDTIKDGFIEIQDGIITAFGSMDQWTGIDDWNNTEIIDANGGMVFPSYCDSHTHLVFAGNRENEWEQRIKGASYEDIAKNGGGILNSAKKLQETSEDELLEKALQRANEVMRMGTGAIEIKSGYGLTTEAELKMLRVIKRLKKLSPLTIKATFLGAHAIPQEYKTNKSAYLDLIIDEMLPQIAQEQLAEYIDIFCEEGYFSVEDTERLLEAAQSFGLIPKTHVNQFTIQGGVKASVKYKALSVDHLEIMSDEDIEVLKGSECMPTLLPSCSFFLGIPYGPAKKLMENDLPVALATDYNPGSSPSGNMNFVASLGCIRMGMTPEEVINATTINTAYAMGLSQELGSIAVGKKANLFITKPISSYAFIPYSFGHKYIDKIIINGKIQS